The Arcanobacterium wilhelmae region ACATTTGTGATGCAAACTATTGCTATCCCGCAATCGGTGACACCACAGTGGTGAAAGACGCTCATCATCTTGCTCGCGGATTCGCCCAGAAGATGACTCCCGCATTGTTAGCGGAGCTTCGCAGAATCGGGATTCTTCGATAGTCGAGAGAAGGCTAAGCAAAAGCGTGTTGACGGACCTATCCTGTCAACACGCTTTTGTGTTTTTGTCGGCTGCTTGTGCAAGCAGCCGACTGTTATCTACCAGCGCCGGCCGTCACACCGTCTGTGGAGCGCGTTATGCTTGGAACATGACTGATTTTTCTCGCAAAGATGGGCGTGCCACCGATGAGCTCCGCCCGGTAACGATTACCCGCAACTATCTCGAGGCAGGCGAAGGCTCGGTTCTGGTGGAGTTTGGGCGCACGAAAGTGCTGTGCGTCGCTTCTTTCACGGCTGGCGTTCCGCGCTGGCGTAAAGATTCGGGCCTGGGTTGGGTGACTGGCGAGTATGCGATGCTCCCGCGAGCAACCGATACGCGCAACCAGCGCGAGTCGGTCAAGGGCAAGGTCGGCGGCCGTACCCAGGAGATTTCGCGCCTGATTGGCCGTTCGCTTCGCGCAGTGGTTGATTTCGAGGCGCTGGGCGAGAACACGATCGTGCTCGATTGCGATGTGCTCCAGGCCGACGGTGGCACCCGTACCGCCTCGATCACGGGTGCCTACGTTGCTCTCGCCGACGCTGTGGCGTGGGGAATCGCCAACGGGCACGTTCACCCTCGCGCAGGCAAGCCAGTTCTGCGCGATTCAATTTCGGCGATCTCTGTGGGGGTGATCGATGGCCATCCATGCCTCGATCTGCCATACGAGGAGGATTCGCGCGCGGAAACCGACATGAACGTCGTGATGACAGGCGCAGGCAAGTTCATTGAAATCCAGGGAACAGCGGAAGGCGAGCCGTTTTCACGAACCGAACTCGGCACGCTTCTCGACCTCGCGGAGAAGGGAAACCGTGAACTTGCCAAGCTCCAGGAGTCGGTGCTTGCATGAAGCTGATTCTCGCCACTCACAACGAACATAAGGTCGCCGAACTCGAGGCGATCCTGCGCCCGCTGATCCCTGAACTTGAGGGGCTCGAATCGGCCGCGTCGCTCGGTCTGGATGAACCTTTGGAAAATGCCATTACGTTCGAGGGCAACGCGCTCATCAAGGCGCGCGCCGTTGCACAAGCAGCAGGCGTTCCCGCGCTCGCGGACGATTCGGGCATCGTTGTCGACGTCCTCGGCGGCGCGCCTGGCATCTTTTCCGCCCGTTGGAGCGGCGCACATGGCGACGATGCCGCCAACGTGGCGCTTTTGTTGGCGCAGCTTGCGGACGTGCCGGTTGAGCACCGCGGTGCCGCCTTCGTTTCTGCAGCTGCACTCGTTATGCCGGATGGGCGCGAGTTCACGCAACTCGGCGAGGTTCGTGGCACGCTCCGTTTCGAGCGCTCAGGCAACGGCGGTTTCGGCTACGATCCGATTTTCCAGCCGGAAGGTTTCGAGGTGACGGCGGCCGAGCTCGCTCCCGAGCAGAAGAACGCAATCTCGCATCGCGGCCGCGCCTTCACCGCGTTCGCGCCGGTAATCCGCAGGGAAGTCTTCGGCGCGTAAGCCCAACGAGCCGGTTGTGCACAAGCCGCGCTCCGGCGTCGGGACAACTTGCCGACGCTTGCCGTCGGGAAAACCAAGGATCCGGGCAACTGCCCGGATCCTTCCCGTATTTACAGCCGTTGGCGCTGGTAGCCAAGGTATGCAAGCGCACGGCGGACGATATCGACGTGCCCGGGCGTCATTTCGGAGCACAGCTCGCGAGTGTAAAGATCGCCTGGCTCGAACCAGGTAAAGCCGAGGGCGTCGTTTTGTGGGGAGCAATCCCCAGCGATTGGTACGACGTAGCACAGCGCAACCGCGTGCTGGCGCGGGTCGAAGAATCCCTCGCCGGGGGTGGGGAAGTATTCACCGATCGTGAACGGAACCATGGATGCAGGGATTCTCGGAAGAGCCATGGATCCGAGGTCTTTTTCCAGGTGACGGATCACCGCTGCGCGGACAGTTTCGTGGAAAAGCACCCTGCCGGAAACGATGGAACGCGAGATGGCATCATCGCCGCCTTGGAGCAGCAACCCGACCGCCTCGACCTCGCCAGATTCGCCGAGGCGCACCGGCACAACGTTCACATAGAGCATCGGCACTTTGTTGCGAACAAATTCGAGTTCTTCCGGGCTGAGCCACGAGGCCATTTCTTCCATCTCATCCATATCGTCATTGTGCTCTCTTCAGGCGGGGGAAAGACAGGCTGTGCGCCAGCGGTGAACGGTGGCGCGGAAAGTGGAACGAACATTCTCGCGTGGTCTGCTGTGTTCTGGAAGGTCTGCCGTCATGTGGCGTGCCGCGTCCGCGCGAGCCTTGGTCAAAGCCGTGGCATGATGGAGGTATGAAGAAATATGAAAAGCCGATGATGGCTCTCGCGCTTGCCTTTTCCACGGTGATGGTGCTGATCGGCTGGTACACGTTGGTCAAATCGGATTGGAACTGGATGGTTTCGATCTTGGTGTTGGTGTCGACTGCGCTCGCTGCGGGTGCGGCGTGGGCATTCTCGTCACGATTCCTGCATGGTGTGGCCGGGTGCATGCTCGGCGTTGCGTTCCTGACGCCGACGGAGTTCGGGCTGGTCCCGATGATCGTAGGCTTTGTGCTGTTCGCGCTTTTGGTGAGTTTGCGGCTTTTCAACGAGTTGGAAAATGGAGGACAACGATGACGTTTGAGGTTGGGCTCAAGGCTCCGGATTTCACGCTGCCGGTAGCTGGCGGCGGCGAGGTAACGCTGTCGCACGTGTTGGCTGGCGCTGAGAAGGGCGTGATCGTGTACTTTTATCCACGCGCGATGACTCCCGGGTGTACGAAGGAAGCGTGTGATTTCCGTGATAGCGAGAATTCATTGAAGAGCGCTGGCTATTCGGTGATCGGGATTTCGCCGGATTCTGTGGAGCGGCTCGAGAAGTTCACCGCGAAGGAAGCGCTCAATTTCCCGCTGGCATCCGACGAGGATATGGCTGTTGCTACCGAGTGGGGCGTGTATGGCGAGAAGAAGAACTACGGCAAAGTGTCGATGGGGATAATTCGTTCGACCTTTGTGATCGACCCCGATGGTACGTTCTCTCAGGTGATGTACAACGTGAAAGCGACGGGGCACGTTGCTCGCGTCCGGAAGGCTCTCGGCATCGACGAGTAAGGTTTCATGGTTCCCCGGTTTTCCTTTCCCGACGTCGGCGGCTATGCTGGGGGAGCACGCGCGAGTGGCGGAATTGGTAGACGCGCTAGATTTAGG contains the following coding sequences:
- the rph gene encoding ribonuclease PH, producing the protein MTDFSRKDGRATDELRPVTITRNYLEAGEGSVLVEFGRTKVLCVASFTAGVPRWRKDSGLGWVTGEYAMLPRATDTRNQRESVKGKVGGRTQEISRLIGRSLRAVVDFEALGENTIVLDCDVLQADGGTRTASITGAYVALADAVAWGIANGHVHPRAGKPVLRDSISAISVGVIDGHPCLDLPYEEDSRAETDMNVVMTGAGKFIEIQGTAEGEPFSRTELGTLLDLAEKGNRELAKLQESVLA
- the rdgB gene encoding RdgB/HAM1 family non-canonical purine NTP pyrophosphatase, translated to MKLILATHNEHKVAELEAILRPLIPELEGLESAASLGLDEPLENAITFEGNALIKARAVAQAAGVPALADDSGIVVDVLGGAPGIFSARWSGAHGDDAANVALLLAQLADVPVEHRGAAFVSAAALVMPDGREFTQLGEVRGTLRFERSGNGGFGYDPIFQPEGFEVTAAELAPEQKNAISHRGRAFTAFAPVIRREVFGA
- a CDS encoding DUF4916 domain-containing protein → MDEMEEMASWLSPEELEFVRNKVPMLYVNVVPVRLGESGEVEAVGLLLQGGDDAISRSIVSGRVLFHETVRAAVIRHLEKDLGSMALPRIPASMVPFTIGEYFPTPGEGFFDPRQHAVALCYVVPIAGDCSPQNDALGFTWFEPGDLYTRELCSEMTPGHVDIVRRALAYLGYQRQRL
- the bcp gene encoding thioredoxin-dependent thiol peroxidase, translated to MTFEVGLKAPDFTLPVAGGGEVTLSHVLAGAEKGVIVYFYPRAMTPGCTKEACDFRDSENSLKSAGYSVIGISPDSVERLEKFTAKEALNFPLASDEDMAVATEWGVYGEKKNYGKVSMGIIRSTFVIDPDGTFSQVMYNVKATGHVARVRKALGIDE